A window of Acyrthosiphon pisum isolate AL4f unplaced genomic scaffold, pea_aphid_22Mar2018_4r6ur Scaffold_19182;HRSCAF=19865, whole genome shotgun sequence contains these coding sequences:
- the LOC100574573 gene encoding kelch-like protein 2 codes for MLPHRTSVKEMDSVKQVMPRISGQKQVLKSNGCKPKICINSCQTRSSSEVLQSLRREEVLCDIKLETDDGVLVCAHKLVLVTASPYFRAMFHNFAEGDKGVVNLRELDCNILQLLVDYIYTGEIMVTVQNVLDLLASAVLLQLDYEKDLCAEFLEKKTKYCKLFCYQRIC; via the exons ATGCTACCGCACCGTACGTCTGTAAAAGAAATGGATTCTGTAAAACAAGTTATGCCACGGATAAGTGGCCAAAAGCAAGTTCTGAAATCCAACGGATGTAaacctaaaatatgtataaacagcTGTCAAACTCGCAGTTCATCTGAAGTCTTACAAAGTTTACGCAG agaAGAAGTGTTATGTGATATTAAGTTAGAAACGGATGACGGTGTATTAGTTTGTGCACATAAACTGGTTTTAGTAACAGCTAGTCCATATTTCCGTGCAATGTTCCACAATTTCGCTGAAGGGGATAAAGGTGTTGTAAATTTAAGAGAGTTAGACTGCAACATCTTACAACTGTTGGTGGATTATATTTATACCGGTGAAATCATGGTCACTGTACAAAACGtactg gaTTTGTTAGCATCTGCTGTTCTCTTACAATTGGATTATGAAAAGGATCTATGTGCtgagtttttagaaaaaaaaactaaatactgcAAATTGTTTTGCTATCAGAGAATTTGCTGA